A stretch of Metabacillus sp. FJAT-52054 DNA encodes these proteins:
- a CDS encoding mannitol-1-phosphate 5-dehydrogenase — protein sequence MKNTIHFGAGNIGRGFIGALFSQSGYHVTFVDIADDIINKLNEENSYKVKTAADPQEVLEITNVSGLNNMKQEDEVIEAIGQAEYVTTAIGPNILPRIAPLIAKGIVKRLKENEAPFYIIACENQIGATDILKGHILEQLDEETKGMLEGRVFFFNSAVDRIVPIQNNQGSLDVLVETYYEWVVETDQEIPNVDGMITVPDLAPFIERKLFTVNTGHAVTAYFGWLAGKKTIDEALNDETISVQVKNTLKETGAYLVKTYGLDQGEHGKYIEKIIGRFQNPYLHDGVSRVGRSPLRKLGSEDRLVKPARESARLGLPTENLAKAIAAALFFDVKDDSESVELQKMISEHGVEHVLTEVSKLDPNSSLVKEIAAQYEQLKK from the coding sequence ATGAAAAACACGATTCATTTTGGCGCAGGAAACATAGGCAGAGGCTTTATCGGGGCCCTATTTTCTCAATCAGGCTACCACGTAACATTTGTGGATATTGCAGATGACATCATTAACAAGCTGAATGAGGAAAATAGCTATAAGGTAAAAACAGCGGCAGATCCACAGGAAGTGCTGGAAATCACAAATGTTTCCGGTTTGAACAATATGAAGCAGGAAGATGAAGTAATTGAAGCGATTGGACAGGCTGAATATGTTACAACGGCGATCGGCCCGAATATTCTTCCGAGAATCGCCCCGCTGATTGCAAAGGGAATCGTGAAGCGCTTAAAAGAAAATGAAGCGCCTTTTTATATCATTGCCTGTGAGAACCAAATTGGTGCAACGGATATTTTAAAAGGACATATCCTTGAGCAGCTGGATGAAGAGACGAAGGGAATGCTTGAAGGCCGGGTATTTTTCTTCAATTCCGCTGTGGACAGAATTGTTCCGATTCAAAACAACCAGGGCTCACTAGATGTCCTCGTAGAAACGTATTATGAGTGGGTCGTTGAGACGGATCAGGAAATTCCGAATGTAGATGGGATGATTACCGTTCCGGACCTTGCTCCATTCATCGAAAGAAAGCTCTTCACTGTAAACACCGGACATGCTGTTACCGCCTATTTTGGGTGGCTTGCAGGGAAAAAAACCATTGATGAAGCTCTCAATGACGAAACCATTTCCGTTCAGGTCAAAAACACACTGAAAGAGACGGGTGCATACTTAGTAAAAACATACGGACTGGACCAGGGCGAGCACGGCAAGTATATCGAAAAAATCATCGGCCGCTTTCAAAATCCCTACCTTCATGATGGCGTATCAAGGGTTGGGCGGTCCCCGCTCCGCAAGCTTGGATCAGAAGACCGCCTTGTCAAACCGGCAAGAGAGTCTGCCCGTCTCGGATTGCCAACTGAAAACCTGGCGAAAGCCATTGCTGCGGCTCTTTTTTTTGATGTGAAGGATGATTCCGAATCTGTTGAACTGCAGAAGATGATCAGCGAGCATGGTGTCGAGCACGTTCTGACTGAGGTAAGCAAGCTTGATCCGAACAGCTCATTAGTGAAAGAGATCGCTGCTCAGTACGAACAGCTGAAAAAATAA
- a CDS encoding MmcQ/YjbR family DNA-binding protein — protein sequence MNKDHLDALCKSQKGAFHDYQPDWQADRYHVGGKMFAMLGSDAKGKPIITLKCDPVRAEELREEYEGIIPGYYMNKTHWNSIYLDASLPNDFAESLIEHSYQLVFDKLPKKVQREIVSE from the coding sequence ATGAATAAGGACCACCTTGATGCATTGTGCAAATCTCAGAAAGGCGCTTTCCATGATTACCAGCCGGATTGGCAGGCAGACCGCTATCATGTTGGAGGAAAAATGTTTGCTATGCTTGGAAGCGATGCAAAGGGAAAGCCGATTATCACATTAAAGTGCGATCCAGTTCGGGCTGAGGAATTAAGGGAAGAATATGAGGGCATTATACCGGGCTATTACATGAACAAAACCCACTGGAATTCCATCTACCTTGATGCCTCTTTGCCGAATGATTTTGCTGAAAGCTTAATCGAACATTCCTATCAATTGGTTTTTGACAAGCTGCCGAAGAAAGTCCAAAGAGAAATTGTTTCTGAGTGA
- a CDS encoding Na+/H+ antiporter NhaC family protein, which translates to MQNDWFSVIPFLIAIPIAIKTKQVLPGLFAGLLAGSYLLQPSLVGGLTKMIEILVKGIIDPGNIKIFMFLYAFTGLIGMIKIAGGIRGFVEAASAKVQTKKQALFLTYISTIGTFAAPSFRFVTIAPIMRALLKKVKMSTQELGFVIETTATPIIVLIPIATAFVGYMTSLIDLALENEKIKEDSYQLFLQSIPFNFFSYVLILVGIYLSFFHHSKSTEESDPKEIGDESGEDDWHNCDPSVGKDLPERPWNLFVPLILVIGLTFLFTWWDGHQKGGGFFTAFIKADVLTAMLTALLVALILTFLFFRFQKIKTGELLNNFILGGNDLMSVIVLLSFVWGLSSASEELGFSRFVTSHSQWIPPSLLVPILFMFGAAVSYFIGSAWGTWGILMPLGVSIAIASDLSLPLVIGTVFASGTFGAFASPLSDDTNTIARILNLSVLKYARYKLKPALIAAGITVVLYGAVSFFL; encoded by the coding sequence ATGCAAAACGATTGGTTTTCGGTTATCCCATTTTTAATTGCTATTCCCATTGCCATCAAAACGAAGCAGGTGCTGCCTGGCCTGTTTGCCGGCTTGCTCGCAGGGTCTTATTTATTGCAGCCTTCTTTAGTGGGAGGGCTCACAAAAATGATTGAAATTCTCGTAAAGGGAATCATTGATCCGGGGAACATCAAAATTTTTATGTTTTTGTACGCCTTTACGGGCTTAATTGGAATGATTAAAATAGCCGGCGGGATTCGCGGATTCGTAGAAGCGGCATCTGCAAAGGTTCAAACTAAGAAACAGGCTCTTTTTCTCACATACATATCAACGATTGGAACGTTCGCGGCACCGAGCTTCCGGTTTGTCACCATTGCTCCGATTATGCGGGCGCTTTTGAAAAAAGTGAAGATGTCAACTCAGGAATTGGGGTTTGTAATTGAAACGACGGCTACCCCGATTATTGTCCTCATTCCGATTGCGACTGCATTTGTCGGTTACATGACCTCACTCATCGACTTGGCCCTTGAAAACGAAAAAATCAAGGAGGACTCCTATCAATTGTTCCTCCAAAGCATCCCATTTAATTTCTTTTCCTATGTCCTGATTTTAGTCGGAATTTATTTGAGTTTTTTCCATCATTCAAAATCGACAGAGGAGAGCGATCCGAAAGAGATCGGCGACGAATCCGGTGAAGACGACTGGCACAATTGTGATCCATCGGTAGGAAAGGATCTCCCGGAGCGGCCGTGGAATTTATTTGTACCGCTTATCCTCGTCATTGGCCTGACCTTTCTGTTCACATGGTGGGATGGACACCAAAAAGGAGGGGGGTTCTTTACCGCCTTTATTAAAGCAGACGTCCTGACTGCTATGCTGACGGCGCTCCTTGTCGCATTGATTTTAACGTTCCTGTTTTTCAGATTTCAGAAAATCAAAACGGGGGAACTGCTGAATAACTTTATCCTTGGCGGAAATGATTTAATGTCAGTAATTGTGCTGCTTTCCTTCGTTTGGGGACTTTCGTCTGCGAGTGAGGAGCTTGGGTTTTCCCGTTTTGTTACTAGCCACTCGCAATGGATTCCGCCATCCCTGCTTGTTCCGATTCTCTTTATGTTTGGAGCAGCGGTCTCCTATTTCATTGGCTCCGCCTGGGGAACGTGGGGAATTCTTATGCCGCTCGGCGTTTCCATTGCGATTGCCTCCGATCTATCGCTTCCACTGGTCATTGGAACCGTGTTTGCGAGCGGAACGTTTGGAGCGTTTGCCTCGCCTTTGAGCGACGATACCAATACCATCGCCCGAATTCTTAACTTATCCGTGTTGAAGTATGCCAGATATAAGCTGAAGCCGGCCCTCATTGCTGCCGGAATAACGGTTGTTTTGTACGGAGCGGTTTCATTTTTTTTGTAA
- a CDS encoding IS3 family transposase has translation MSLEKGGQITKSERFEIIHHLVENYSIYKLCLIAGVSRYGYYKWKKRLSRPLTKEEKRNQEMALLLREKYFEEKGRQGYRQLTTYLRDHHDLFVNYKRVRRLLNKMGLHARQRRKKIRHYDQESYFAPNLLKRNFKTDYPNDKLCIDITYVYAGSKRYYLCAIIDLFNKEIIAYHLSDKNDTELVLDTLKKADKKRDLKCATLHSDQGHQFTSHKYKNTLIGYQIVRSMSRRGNCWDNAPIESFFSHYKTEGLWLDRPRTLQQLVESTDEYMEFYNQRRYQKKLGYQSPKEFSKSVSN, from the coding sequence ATTAGCCTTGAGAAAGGAGGGCAGATAACCAAATCAGAGCGATTTGAAATCATTCATCATTTGGTGGAGAACTATAGTATCTACAAACTTTGTCTCATAGCTGGTGTTTCCCGATATGGCTATTATAAGTGGAAAAAGAGGCTCTCACGGCCTCTAACTAAGGAGGAGAAGAGAAACCAGGAAATGGCCCTTCTTCTCAGGGAGAAGTATTTTGAGGAAAAGGGACGACAAGGATACCGCCAATTGACCACCTATTTGAGGGATCACCATGATCTGTTCGTCAATTACAAACGTGTAAGAAGGTTATTGAATAAGATGGGGCTGCATGCACGTCAGAGACGTAAGAAAATCAGACATTACGATCAAGAAAGCTACTTTGCACCTAACCTTTTAAAACGTAATTTTAAGACCGATTATCCGAATGATAAGTTATGTATTGATATCACTTACGTCTATGCAGGGAGTAAGCGATACTATCTATGTGCCATCATTGATTTATTCAACAAAGAAATCATTGCTTATCATTTGAGTGACAAGAATGATACGGAGCTAGTCTTGGATACGCTCAAAAAAGCAGATAAAAAAAGAGACCTGAAATGTGCCACCCTGCATAGCGACCAGGGACACCAATTCACGTCTCATAAATACAAAAACACACTTATAGGGTATCAAATCGTCCGTAGTATGTCTAGAAGGGGGAACTGTTGGGACAACGCACCGATTGAATCATTCTTCAGTCATTATAAGACAGAAGGTCTTTGGTTAGATCGTCCCCGCACGTTACAACAATTAGTGGAATCGACAGATGAATACATGGAGTTCTATAATCAGCGAAGATACCAAAAGAAATTAGGCTATCAATCACCGAAAGAGTTTTCTAAAAGCGTATCAAATTAA
- a CDS encoding transposase yields MRKYSAEYKKKVVKFYHDHADMGYLSVAREFGIPSDETVRRWIKKDQVKEKPKPEKQEGQTTRRCLPSGWPKPRTLMEEKAFSDAENAYLKKLLALRKEGR; encoded by the coding sequence ATGAGAAAATACTCAGCGGAATATAAAAAGAAAGTGGTTAAGTTTTATCATGACCATGCAGATATGGGCTATTTAAGTGTGGCTAGGGAGTTTGGCATCCCTTCTGACGAAACGGTGAGACGGTGGATTAAAAAGGATCAGGTAAAAGAGAAGCCAAAACCAGAAAAGCAAGAGGGGCAAACGACGAGAAGATGTCTTCCATCTGGATGGCCTAAACCAAGGACGCTAATGGAAGAGAAAGCTTTTTCAGATGCGGAGAATGCTTACTTAAAAAAGTTATTAGCCTTGAGAAAGGAGGGCAGATAA
- a CDS encoding VOC family protein, whose translation MCMSNPITPFLMFSGQAEEAMNHYLSIFDDSNIQQIFHHEDGKVMYAIFTLKGQTFRCIDNTNGDHHAFTPALSLFVAFESDEEIETIFQRLSDHGQVLMPLASSPVSEKFGWVEDKYGVSWQLNLEKKQ comes from the coding sequence ATGTGCATGTCCAATCCAATTACACCATTCCTCATGTTTTCCGGCCAGGCAGAGGAGGCGATGAACCACTACCTCTCCATCTTTGATGATTCGAATATTCAGCAGATTTTTCATCATGAAGATGGCAAAGTGATGTATGCTATTTTCACACTTAAGGGTCAAACGTTCAGGTGCATCGACAACACGAATGGCGACCATCATGCCTTTACCCCGGCTCTGTCATTGTTTGTGGCCTTCGAATCTGATGAGGAAATCGAGACCATTTTTCAAAGGCTATCCGATCATGGACAGGTGCTGATGCCGCTTGCCTCATCACCCGTGAGCGAAAAGTTCGGCTGGGTGGAGGACAAATATGGTGTCTCATGGCAGCTGAATCTGGAGAAAAAACAATGA
- a CDS encoding ATP-binding protein: protein MSTVIEDLLKHSGPLAVMMCGVAGSGKTTFAQQLEKEGFTRLSIDEEIWTVHGRFGIDYREEEYEKFKEEAEIKLRKQLEELIRNRKSVVIDFSFWQRTRRSTYKQLIEEAGGDWKLIYLKVHPEELRKRLKIRSKRFDANAAFPITEEILSAFLNGFEVPSDEGEIVIET from the coding sequence ATGAGCACAGTAATAGAAGACCTCTTAAAGCATAGCGGACCATTAGCAGTTATGATGTGCGGGGTCGCGGGCTCAGGAAAGACAACCTTTGCCCAGCAGCTCGAAAAGGAAGGTTTTACTAGGCTCTCCATAGATGAAGAAATATGGACCGTTCATGGTCGGTTTGGAATTGACTACCGTGAAGAAGAGTACGAGAAGTTCAAAGAGGAAGCAGAAATAAAGCTTCGGAAACAATTGGAAGAACTAATACGAAACCGGAAATCCGTTGTCATAGACTTCAGTTTTTGGCAGCGTACGAGAAGAAGTACGTATAAACAACTGATTGAAGAAGCAGGTGGTGATTGGAAGCTCATTTATTTAAAGGTGCACCCGGAAGAACTGCGAAAGAGGCTGAAGATACGAAGCAAGCGCTTTGATGCCAACGCAGCCTTTCCGATTACGGAAGAGATTTTATCTGCTTTTTTAAATGGTTTTGAAGTCCCTTCAGATGAAGGGGAAATTGTGATTGAAACGTAG
- a CDS encoding type 1 glutamine amidotransferase domain-containing protein produces the protein MAKHILMVVTTADKMNNGHETGLWLSEFGEAYVEFKKLGYDVTVASPLGGKAPVDDRSLEGGETPQEILDTAKYLENTLKLEDIEDLSIYDAVFMPGGHGTMFDLPDNIKLHEIVRDMYEADKIVAAVCHGPAGLVGVKLSDGTPLVAGKTVTAFTDEEERATTLDQYMPFLLETRLRELGANVVTKENWTDHLQADGNLITGQNPQSTISVAKEVIKQLS, from the coding sequence ATGGCGAAACATATATTAATGGTCGTAACGACGGCTGATAAAATGAACAATGGTCACGAAACAGGATTGTGGCTTTCTGAGTTCGGAGAGGCTTACGTTGAGTTCAAAAAACTTGGATATGACGTAACAGTAGCAAGTCCGCTTGGAGGAAAAGCTCCGGTTGACGACCGCAGTCTGGAAGGCGGAGAAACTCCGCAGGAAATTCTGGATACAGCGAAATATCTGGAAAATACATTAAAGCTTGAAGATATTGAGGATCTTTCCATCTATGATGCAGTCTTCATGCCTGGCGGACATGGCACCATGTTCGACCTTCCGGATAACATCAAGCTTCATGAAATCGTCCGCGATATGTACGAAGCGGATAAAATTGTCGCTGCTGTTTGCCACGGACCAGCGGGTCTTGTAGGAGTGAAGCTTTCTGACGGCACTCCACTTGTAGCCGGCAAAACGGTAACAGCATTCACAGATGAAGAAGAAAGAGCAACAACGCTTGATCAATACATGCCGTTCCTGCTTGAAACACGCCTTCGCGAGCTTGGTGCGAACGTTGTCACAAAAGAGAATTGGACGGATCATCTTCAAGCGGACGGAAACCTGATTACAGGCCAAAATCCGCAGTCCACAATTAGCGTGGCAAAAGAAGTTATTAAACAATTGAGCTAA
- a CDS encoding DMT family transporter, with protein sequence MKGIIFSIMGGIFITLQGVFNSRMSEDLGVWRTNALIHLIGFTLSIVVYSFIRDGRVSGLKEVPPFYLIGGLFGGLIVFGEMSAINELGVAFAVSVLLIAQLLCAFIIDSKGLFGAVKERVKKRHWIGIGIMILGVFIFKM encoded by the coding sequence ATGAAAGGAATCATTTTTTCAATAATGGGAGGAATCTTCATCACGCTTCAAGGGGTATTTAACTCAAGGATGAGCGAGGATCTCGGAGTGTGGCGGACGAATGCCCTTATTCATCTTATAGGATTTACGTTATCAATCGTCGTTTACAGTTTCATCCGGGACGGACGGGTGAGCGGACTGAAGGAAGTCCCTCCTTTTTATTTAATCGGCGGGCTGTTCGGAGGCTTGATTGTATTTGGGGAAATGTCTGCCATCAATGAGCTTGGAGTCGCGTTTGCCGTTTCAGTTCTTTTAATTGCCCAGCTGCTTTGTGCATTTATCATTGACTCTAAAGGATTATTTGGTGCGGTTAAAGAAAGAGTCAAGAAGCGGCATTGGATAGGAATCGGGATAATGATCCTTGGAGTCTTTATTTTTAAAATGTAA
- a CDS encoding Crp/Fnr family transcriptional regulator, which produces MKKYDHPEQLTRMLAEAGLQGVFPEKLAENMSLYCFEQGENLCSKGDKLEHMYFLLSGKVKIYTISPEGKTLIVRFKTPMAVIGDIEYIKKRDVFNTVEAVTEGIMAGVSFQEISEFADSDPAFLRFLLEEVTHKFYTESHSSSLNMLYPVEVRLASYLLSISSDGEGSMFYKEMKTSSLQEIADLIGTSYRHLNRVIQKLAAEEMIERRNGNLRIKDAAKLRELASGNIYE; this is translated from the coding sequence TTGAAAAAATATGATCATCCGGAACAGCTTACACGTATGCTCGCTGAAGCTGGACTTCAAGGTGTTTTCCCTGAGAAGCTCGCAGAAAACATGAGCCTTTACTGCTTTGAACAAGGTGAAAATCTTTGTTCAAAAGGCGATAAGCTTGAGCATATGTACTTCCTGTTAAGCGGAAAGGTAAAAATTTATACGATCTCGCCGGAAGGCAAAACACTGATTGTCCGCTTTAAAACCCCAATGGCTGTGATTGGGGACATTGAATACATCAAAAAAAGGGACGTGTTTAATACGGTAGAAGCAGTGACGGAAGGTATCATGGCAGGTGTAAGTTTTCAGGAGATCTCTGAGTTTGCCGATTCCGATCCGGCATTTCTCCGTTTCCTGCTGGAGGAAGTTACCCATAAATTCTATACAGAATCCCATTCCTCCAGTTTAAATATGCTGTATCCGGTGGAAGTCCGGCTTGCGAGCTATCTTCTTTCCATTTCTTCTGATGGAGAAGGCTCTATGTTTTACAAGGAGATGAAAACCTCGAGCCTGCAGGAGATTGCTGACTTGATTGGCACGAGCTACCGCCATTTAAACCGTGTCATTCAGAAGCTGGCAGCGGAAGAGATGATTGAGCGAAGAAACGGAAACTTACGTATAAAAGACGCTGCGAAACTTAGAGAGCTCGCCAGCGGCAATATATATGAATAG
- a CDS encoding DMT family transporter — protein MIGMILAAMAGLLISLQTVFNARVSSKAGAWLTTMGVLGLGLVSSLVPFFLIDGGNLFDIGDLNPFYLLSGLFGVGIVFSVMKGIQELGPAFSVSIVIVVQLTLALIIDSFGLFEATVIPFSLNKLAGILIMMAGIVVYKWQVRGRVS, from the coding sequence ATGATAGGAATGATTCTTGCGGCGATGGCAGGACTGCTCATCAGCCTGCAAACCGTATTTAACGCCAGGGTGAGCAGCAAAGCCGGAGCATGGCTGACGACAATGGGCGTTCTCGGACTGGGGCTCGTCTCATCTCTTGTTCCATTTTTTCTTATTGATGGAGGGAATCTGTTCGATATCGGAGACTTGAACCCATTCTATCTGCTAAGCGGTCTTTTTGGAGTGGGGATTGTATTTAGTGTGATGAAAGGAATTCAGGAGCTTGGACCTGCTTTTTCCGTATCGATTGTCATTGTTGTGCAGCTTACCCTTGCTCTAATCATTGACTCATTCGGATTATTTGAAGCAACAGTGATTCCTTTTTCATTGAATAAGCTTGCTGGAATTTTAATCATGATGGCGGGGATTGTGGTTTATAAGTGGCAGGTGCGCGGAAGAGTCAGCTAA
- the hmpA gene encoding NO-inducible flavohemoprotein, with protein sequence MLSEKTKSIVQSTVPVLIQHGTAITSCFYKNLFTDHPELLNLFNQSNQKQGRQQEALAQAVLAAAANIDNLEVIFPIVKQVGHKHRSLGVKKEHYPIVGKYLLEAMKEVLGNQATDEVITAWGEAYGVIAGVFIGEENKMYHQAENQCGGWSGFKSFKLADKVVESDVITSFYLTPADHQSLPDFLPGQYISVRVKPDGDAFWHNRQYSLSNAPGTGIFRISVKKEQPGTVSGFLHNQLSIGDFIEVSAPAGDFTLIDNGPEPITFLSGGIGVTPFISMLNDLAKRNPEWNVQFIHSAQNEQVHAFKKEVNHLIQSMPNAEAVFFYENTDGRLSFEELQRILLTKKGNFYVCGPVPFLKAMLKALSLLDIEKNRIHYEFFGPAVHLNEPQTV encoded by the coding sequence ATGCTAAGCGAAAAAACCAAGAGTATTGTTCAATCTACCGTACCTGTTTTAATCCAGCATGGAACAGCCATTACATCCTGCTTTTATAAAAACCTGTTCACCGATCATCCTGAGCTTTTAAACTTATTCAATCAATCGAATCAAAAGCAGGGAAGACAGCAGGAAGCACTTGCTCAAGCTGTACTTGCAGCGGCAGCGAACATCGACAATCTTGAGGTGATTTTTCCCATCGTTAAGCAGGTTGGACATAAGCACAGGAGTCTCGGTGTAAAGAAAGAACATTACCCGATTGTAGGAAAATACTTATTAGAAGCAATGAAAGAGGTTTTGGGCAATCAAGCGACAGACGAAGTCATTACTGCATGGGGAGAGGCTTATGGAGTTATTGCTGGGGTTTTCATTGGAGAGGAAAATAAAATGTATCACCAAGCTGAAAATCAATGTGGTGGCTGGAGCGGCTTTAAGAGTTTTAAGCTTGCAGATAAGGTGGTAGAAAGCGACGTTATTACTTCCTTCTACTTAACCCCAGCTGACCACCAATCGCTGCCGGATTTTCTGCCGGGACAGTATATCTCAGTCAGAGTCAAACCGGATGGAGATGCTTTCTGGCATAACCGGCAGTATAGTTTATCCAATGCACCCGGTACCGGAATCTTTAGAATATCAGTTAAAAAAGAACAGCCAGGAACGGTATCCGGCTTCCTCCATAATCAATTGAGCATTGGGGATTTCATTGAGGTCAGTGCACCTGCTGGAGATTTTACCCTCATTGATAACGGTCCGGAGCCCATTACCTTTTTAAGCGGCGGAATAGGAGTGACTCCATTCATCAGCATGCTGAACGATCTTGCAAAGAGAAACCCTGAATGGAATGTGCAGTTTATCCATTCAGCCCAAAACGAGCAGGTTCATGCTTTTAAAAAGGAAGTCAATCACCTCATCCAAAGCATGCCAAATGCGGAAGCTGTTTTTTTCTACGAGAATACGGATGGAAGACTTTCATTTGAAGAGCTCCAGCGAATCCTTCTTACCAAGAAAGGAAATTTCTATGTGTGCGGGCCTGTTCCTTTTTTAAAGGCGATGCTTAAAGCATTATCTCTCCTCGATATTGAAAAGAACCGAATTCATTATGAGTTTTTTGGGCCGGCTGTACATTTGAACGAGCCGCAGACAGTATGA
- a CDS encoding ABC transporter permease, whose protein sequence is MTFRKLALNNVLRNWRTYAAYFLSSAFSVFVFFVYAVFAFHPALTAGTLKDASTGMHFAESIIYVFTFFFILYSMSTFLKTRKKEFGLFILHGMTSLQLRKLVFLENMVIGLLSILFGIGAGLLASQGLLILGSKVIGMNPALPFYFPQSAMILTFTAFTVLFFVISSFTAAVLKGNKLIDLLTGTEKPRPEPKASRIRTVLAAVLLFGGYAAAIAVKGVMVVSAMIPVTIVVVIGTYFLFTQASVWIISKLKTNERIYLNRTNIVTFSDLSFRMKDNARMFFIVSIVSTVAFAAIGTLVGFRAMMTNSVELQEPYTFVYQAAPNDQKKDERISQIEDALSGTDYEKLSVSYKKLNDENQAYTFMSETDYNRAAALWNEPKLALKKGEAAMMQEDLLYPRGLTQGNEPEPIHINGLPEKTKKPKVLDKLLFSMSLFTGDLVILPDPQFAAIKAEEKSYTAYRTENASSTLAAGKKLEYSSSQKADPAFLFTSSAVKIDQVKQSINIFLFVGLFIGFVFFAAAGSFLYFRLYADFEGDVKKYQAISKIGLTDKEMKKIVTVQMSLLFFVPVGVAAAHGFIALIALGNMFGTRIWTEIAMVLGSFMLIQLVYFLIIRIGYVNKVKQAI, encoded by the coding sequence TTGACCTTTCGCAAGCTGGCTCTCAATAACGTTCTTCGGAATTGGAGGACGTATGCAGCCTATTTCTTAAGCAGTGCATTTTCTGTTTTTGTTTTCTTCGTTTATGCCGTCTTTGCCTTTCACCCTGCACTCACAGCGGGTACTTTGAAGGATGCTTCAACAGGCATGCACTTTGCAGAGTCCATCATCTATGTATTTACATTCTTTTTTATCCTCTATTCAATGAGCACGTTCCTTAAAACAAGAAAAAAAGAATTCGGTTTGTTCATCCTGCATGGGATGACAAGCCTGCAGCTGAGAAAGCTTGTTTTCCTGGAAAACATGGTCATTGGCCTGCTATCCATTTTGTTTGGAATAGGAGCCGGGCTGCTAGCGTCCCAGGGTTTGCTCATTCTTGGATCAAAGGTGATCGGAATGAACCCGGCACTGCCGTTTTATTTCCCTCAAAGTGCTATGATTCTGACCTTTACGGCCTTTACGGTATTATTTTTTGTCATCTCATCATTCACTGCTGCCGTCCTGAAAGGAAATAAGCTGATTGATTTGCTGACAGGCACTGAGAAGCCGAGACCTGAACCGAAGGCATCCAGGATCCGGACAGTGCTTGCCGCGGTTCTGCTTTTTGGGGGATACGCAGCCGCTATTGCTGTGAAGGGAGTGATGGTTGTGTCCGCGATGATTCCCGTTACAATCGTTGTCGTCATCGGTACATATTTTCTCTTTACGCAAGCAAGCGTCTGGATCATTTCAAAACTGAAAACGAATGAGCGCATCTATTTAAACCGGACCAATATCGTCACTTTTTCAGACCTTTCCTTTCGAATGAAGGACAACGCGCGGATGTTTTTTATTGTCTCGATTGTTTCAACTGTTGCCTTTGCCGCGATTGGTACACTTGTTGGTTTCCGTGCAATGATGACAAACAGTGTGGAACTGCAGGAGCCTTATACGTTTGTGTATCAGGCTGCACCGAACGATCAGAAAAAAGATGAGCGAATCAGCCAGATTGAGGATGCGTTGAGTGGGACGGATTATGAAAAACTGAGTGTTTCCTATAAGAAGCTGAACGATGAGAACCAGGCTTATACGTTCATGAGCGAGACAGATTACAATCGTGCGGCTGCACTCTGGAATGAACCGAAGCTGGCCCTTAAAAAAGGAGAGGCCGCTATGATGCAGGAGGACCTTTTATATCCCCGCGGTTTAACACAAGGGAATGAGCCGGAGCCAATTCATATAAACGGGCTTCCTGAGAAAACAAAGAAACCGAAAGTATTGGATAAACTGCTTTTCTCCATGAGTTTGTTTACCGGGGACTTGGTCATCCTGCCGGATCCGCAGTTTGCTGCAATCAAAGCAGAGGAGAAATCCTACACGGCGTATCGGACAGAAAACGCCTCTTCTACACTTGCTGCAGGGAAAAAGCTTGAATATTCCTCCAGTCAGAAAGCGGATCCAGCCTTCCTTTTTACATCATCAGCGGTAAAGATCGATCAAGTGAAACAGTCGATTAATATTTTCTTATTCGTCGGGCTGTTTATCGGATTTGTTTTCTTCGCAGCTGCCGGAAGCTTCCTTTATTTCCGTCTTTATGCCGATTTCGAAGGGGATGTGAAAAAGTATCAGGCGATTTCAAAAATCGGTTTGACAGATAAAGAGATGAAGAAAATTGTAACCGTTCAAATGTCTCTCTTATTTTTTGTTCCTGTAGGGGTAGCAGCTGCACACGGATTTATCGCGCTGATTGCGCTTGGCAATATGTTTGGCACAAGAATTTGGACAGAAATTGCGATGGTGCTTGGAAGCTTCATGCTGATCCAGCTCGTTTATTTCCTCATCATTCGCATTGGTTATGTAAATAAAGTGAAGCAAGCCATCTAA